In Natranaeroarchaeum aerophilus, a single genomic region encodes these proteins:
- the gyrB gene encoding DNA topoisomerase (ATP-hydrolyzing) subunit B, which yields MSEETEYGAGQIQVLEGLQAVQKRPAMYIGSTDSRGLHHLVYEVVDNSIDEALAGHCDSITVTIHDDDSVSISDDGRGIPVDTHEKHDRPALEVIMTVLHAGGKFDNKSYQVSGGLHGVGVSVVNALSKWLEVEVRRDGAVWKQRFDHGEPEYGVERVRDLEPDEETGTEIRFWPDDEIFETGEFEYSTLANRLRELAFLNSGVEISLQDDRDGEEDTFRYEGGIKEFVEYLNETKTRLHEEVIYFEAEEDDIQVEVAMQATDELQGSIHAFANNINTREGGTHLTGFKTALTRVVNDYAKSNDLLKDLDENLKGEDIREGLTAVVSIKHPDPQFEGQTKTKLGNSEVRGIVEGTMHDGLGTFFEENPDIATAVVSKAVEAAKARKAAKKAEELTRRKSALDSTALPGKLADCQTRDPSESELFIVEGDSAGGCFTGDTEVALASGRSISFEQLVEEYENGQRHYCYTVEDDGTIGIGRVEHPRITKEDAELVEVTLDNGESIRCTPDHEFMLRDGSYCEAAELDAGQSLMPLYRKTSDTAEENITIDGYEMVKQPAMRGFWEFTHLLADRYNLENGTYSPDDGDHKHHVDFDKRNNRPDNIERLPRDEHIELHREHAAETLHTDEVWEKLRELRQSEEFREMMSERMQRDETVEILREQAKKQWEDDEYKAYMMDAWQEYYENNPGYRERVRQRLTEEAQKYWSDEQNRKEQSERVEKYYENNPGAVKKRRKEALEQWNDEELLEWRSKKTEEQWTEEFREERMEAYNETYYENTIPFMKEVLETSGSLENYDELRREEDDPNLLTKATTIEKFFEDESAMIEAVESHNHTVHSVERLDRTEDVYDIEVPGTHNFALESGVFVHNSAKQGRNPEFQAILPLGGKILNVEKHRLDRILENDEIRNMITAIGAGIGDEFDIEESRYEKIVLMVDADVDGAHIRTLLLTLFYRHLKPLLEAGYVYAAQPPLYRIRYNGNTYDAMTEAEREEIVEEKCNGNPTQVQRFKGLGEMNPKQLWATTMNPENRVLKQINIEDAAAADKMFSVLMGDAVEPRKEFIKEHAPEAEWVDI from the coding sequence ATGTCCGAGGAAACGGAGTACGGCGCTGGACAGATACAGGTCCTCGAAGGACTCCAGGCTGTCCAAAAGCGCCCTGCGATGTATATCGGTTCTACAGACTCTCGGGGGTTGCACCATCTCGTCTACGAGGTGGTCGACAACTCCATCGATGAGGCACTGGCCGGGCACTGTGATTCGATCACGGTGACGATCCACGACGATGACTCGGTCTCGATCAGCGACGACGGGCGCGGAATCCCCGTCGATACCCACGAGAAACACGACCGACCCGCTCTGGAGGTCATCATGACCGTCCTCCACGCCGGTGGGAAGTTCGACAACAAGTCCTACCAGGTCTCGGGTGGACTCCACGGCGTCGGCGTCAGCGTCGTCAACGCGCTCTCGAAATGGCTCGAAGTCGAGGTACGTCGGGACGGTGCCGTCTGGAAGCAGCGCTTTGACCACGGCGAACCCGAATACGGCGTCGAGCGGGTTCGTGATCTCGAACCGGACGAAGAAACGGGGACGGAGATCCGCTTCTGGCCCGACGACGAGATTTTCGAGACCGGCGAGTTCGAGTACTCGACGCTGGCCAACCGGCTCCGGGAGCTGGCCTTTCTCAACTCCGGTGTCGAGATCAGCCTGCAGGACGACCGCGACGGCGAGGAAGACACCTTCCGCTACGAGGGCGGGATCAAAGAGTTCGTCGAGTACCTCAACGAGACGAAAACGCGGCTCCACGAGGAGGTCATCTACTTCGAGGCCGAGGAAGACGATATCCAGGTCGAGGTCGCCATGCAGGCGACCGACGAGCTACAGGGATCGATTCATGCCTTCGCCAACAACATCAACACGCGCGAGGGCGGGACGCATCTGACCGGCTTCAAGACCGCCCTAACCCGCGTCGTCAACGACTACGCCAAGTCGAACGACCTTCTCAAAGACCTCGACGAGAACCTCAAGGGAGAGGACATCCGCGAGGGGCTGACCGCGGTCGTCTCGATCAAACACCCCGACCCGCAGTTCGAGGGCCAGACGAAGACGAAACTCGGCAACAGCGAAGTACGGGGCATCGTCGAGGGGACGATGCACGACGGGCTCGGCACGTTCTTCGAGGAGAATCCGGATATCGCGACCGCAGTCGTCTCGAAGGCGGTCGAAGCGGCCAAGGCACGGAAAGCCGCCAAAAAAGCAGAGGAACTGACACGCCGGAAGAGCGCACTCGACTCGACCGCGCTTCCGGGGAAACTCGCCGACTGCCAGACACGTGATCCGAGCGAGTCCGAACTGTTCATTGTGGAAGGCGACAGCGCCGGAGGTTGCTTTACCGGAGACACGGAAGTCGCACTCGCCTCAGGACGGTCCATTTCGTTCGAGCAACTCGTCGAGGAGTACGAGAACGGCCAACGCCACTACTGCTACACGGTGGAAGACGACGGGACGATCGGTATCGGCCGGGTCGAACATCCACGTATTACGAAAGAGGACGCCGAACTGGTCGAAGTGACGCTGGACAACGGAGAGTCAATCCGCTGCACACCAGACCACGAGTTCATGCTCAGGGATGGCAGCTACTGCGAGGCTGCCGAACTTGATGCGGGTCAGTCTCTGATGCCGCTGTACCGAAAGACATCCGATACCGCCGAGGAGAACATCACTATCGACGGTTACGAGATGGTCAAACAGCCCGCTATGCGGGGTTTCTGGGAGTTCACCCACTTGCTCGCTGATCGGTACAATCTTGAAAACGGCACGTACAGCCCGGATGATGGAGACCACAAACATCACGTCGATTTCGACAAACGAAATAACCGCCCCGACAACATCGAACGTCTCCCTCGTGACGAGCATATAGAGCTTCACCGAGAACACGCGGCGGAGACGCTTCACACGGACGAAGTGTGGGAGAAGCTTCGGGAATTACGACAATCCGAGGAGTTCCGTGAGATGATGAGCGAGCGGATGCAACGAGACGAAACTGTCGAGATCTTACGCGAACAGGCCAAAAAACAGTGGGAAGACGACGAGTACAAGGCCTATATGATGGACGCGTGGCAAGAGTACTACGAAAATAACCCTGGCTACAGAGAGCGGGTCCGCCAACGTCTCACAGAGGAAGCACAAAAGTACTGGTCGGACGAGCAAAACCGAAAGGAACAGTCCGAGCGTGTTGAAAAGTACTACGAGAACAACCCAGGGGCAGTAAAAAAGCGGCGAAAAGAAGCACTTGAGCAGTGGAACGATGAAGAACTGCTGGAGTGGCGAAGTAAGAAGACGGAGGAGCAGTGGACCGAGGAGTTCCGAGAGGAACGGATGGAGGCGTACAACGAAACCTATTACGAGAACACCATCCCGTTCATGAAGGAGGTCCTCGAAACCAGTGGGTCTCTCGAAAACTACGACGAGTTGCGACGGGAGGAGGACGATCCCAACCTCCTGACCAAAGCGACGACTATCGAGAAGTTCTTCGAGGACGAGTCAGCAATGATAGAGGCTGTTGAATCCCACAATCACACCGTCCATTCCGTGGAACGACTCGACCGGACAGAGGATGTCTACGATATCGAAGTACCCGGAACCCACAACTTCGCTCTCGAATCGGGGGTGTTCGTGCACAACAGCGCCAAACAGGGCCGCAATCCCGAGTTCCAGGCAATCCTGCCGCTCGGCGGGAAGATCCTGAACGTCGAGAAACACCGTCTCGATCGGATCCTCGAAAACGACGAGATCCGGAACATGATCACCGCCATCGGGGCAGGGATCGGCGACGAGTTCGACATCGAGGAATCGCGCTACGAGAAAATCGTACTGATGGTCGACGCCGACGTCGATGGGGCCCACATCCGGACGCTCCTGTTGACGCTGTTCTATCGACACCTGAAACCACTACTCGAAGCGGGCTACGTGTACGCCGCACAACCGCCGCTCTACCGGATCCGGTACAACGGCAACACCTACGACGCGATGACAGAGGCCGAGCGCGAGGAGATCGTCGAAGAAAAGTGTAACGGGAACCCAACCCAGGTCCAGCGATTCAAGGGGCTTGGCGAAATGAATCCCAAACAGCTCTGGGCGACGACGATGAACCCGGAGAACCGTGTTCTCAAGCAGATCAACATCGAGGACGCTGCCGCTGCGGACAAGATGTTCTCGGTGCTGATGGGCGATGCCGTCGAACCGCGCAAGGAGTTCATCAAGGAACACGCGCCGGAAGCCGAATGGGTTGACATCTAA
- the gyrA gene encoding DNA gyrase subunit A, which yields MSSDVPDPTDVDAARVEHVRVEDEMEQSYIDYAMSVIAGRALPDVRDGLKPVHRRILYAMNEMGVTSRSSHRKSSSVVGETMGDYHPHGDKAIYDTLVRLSQDFSMRHPLVDGQGNFGSMDGDPAAAMRYTEARMGPLAEELLEDIDRDTVDFQANYDDRLTEPEVLPSAFPNLLVNGSSGIAVGMSTNIPPHNLGEVIDATVELIDNPDVGIDGLMDHIKGPDFPTGANIVGRDAIYSAYSTGRGRIRVRAEMELEETETGRDRIVVTEIPFQENKARMVERIAEDINEGKIEGVSDLRDESDRNGVRVVIECKRGANVELVKNQLLESHLERTFGVINLALVDGQPRVLTLKETLEEYVEHRKEVVRRRSEYDLAEAEDRAHILEGRLHALEHVDDVVEAIQDSEDRDAAKTRLREDFEFSEEQAEHVVRMQLGSLTSLESEEIEQEYKSVQATIERLETILGDESELLSVIKEELLEIKDEYANDRRTKIIEDVGTVTHEDLIAEEEVVVVITEDDYVKRMPAANFDPQGRGGKGIIGADVKAEDRVSKVFRANTHDYLLCFTNHGQVYQLKTYEIPEMGRTARGKSAINLINLDDGEEITAVVATDEFESDECVTMATRDGYVKRTAATEFENVLSTGIIAANLEDGDELVDVAVTDDSKDIVLATEGGMTIRFDVSDVRQMGRNTRGVGGIKLQDGDRVAGMVATDEDDENALLTVTQNGYGKRTPLSEYRCQSRYGKGLIDIKTGERNGPVTTVKSVSEDDHLALMSERGQIMRIPAADISEVGRNTMGVTVMDVDEGDAVASVDVLPAADNQ from the coding sequence ATGAGTTCAGACGTACCCGATCCGACGGACGTCGACGCCGCGCGCGTCGAGCACGTCCGCGTCGAAGACGAGATGGAGCAAAGTTACATCGACTACGCGATGAGCGTCATCGCGGGCCGCGCCCTGCCGGATGTCCGGGACGGGCTCAAACCCGTTCATCGACGGATTCTCTACGCGATGAACGAGATGGGTGTGACGAGTCGATCGTCCCACCGCAAGTCATCCTCGGTCGTCGGTGAGACGATGGGTGATTACCACCCTCACGGCGACAAGGCGATCTACGATACGCTGGTGCGGCTCTCACAGGACTTCTCGATGCGCCATCCCCTCGTCGATGGGCAGGGGAACTTCGGTTCTATGGACGGCGACCCCGCGGCTGCGATGCGCTATACGGAGGCCCGGATGGGGCCGCTCGCCGAGGAGTTGCTGGAGGATATCGACAGGGATACAGTCGACTTTCAGGCAAATTACGATGACCGACTGACCGAGCCGGAGGTCCTGCCCTCGGCGTTCCCGAACCTGCTCGTTAACGGCTCCTCGGGGATTGCGGTCGGGATGAGCACGAACATCCCGCCACACAACCTCGGCGAGGTGATCGACGCGACAGTCGAGTTGATCGACAACCCCGATGTCGGAATCGACGGACTGATGGACCACATCAAGGGTCCCGACTTCCCGACGGGCGCGAATATCGTCGGGCGGGACGCCATCTACTCGGCGTACTCGACCGGCCGCGGACGGATCCGCGTGCGTGCAGAGATGGAACTCGAAGAGACCGAGACCGGCCGCGACCGGATTGTCGTTACCGAGATCCCCTTCCAGGAGAACAAGGCACGGATGGTCGAGCGGATCGCAGAGGACATCAACGAGGGCAAGATCGAGGGCGTCAGCGATCTGCGCGACGAGTCCGACCGAAACGGTGTTCGCGTCGTCATCGAGTGCAAGCGCGGAGCGAACGTCGAGCTGGTGAAAAACCAGCTACTGGAGAGCCACCTCGAACGGACCTTCGGCGTGATCAACCTCGCGCTGGTCGACGGCCAGCCGCGGGTTCTGACGCTCAAGGAGACGCTCGAAGAGTACGTCGAGCACCGAAAGGAGGTCGTCAGACGCCGCAGCGAGTACGACCTCGCCGAAGCGGAGGACCGGGCTCACATCCTCGAAGGCCGTCTGCACGCGCTCGAACACGTCGATGACGTCGTCGAGGCGATTCAGGATTCAGAGGACCGCGACGCCGCGAAAACGCGCCTGCGCGAGGACTTCGAGTTCTCCGAGGAGCAAGCAGAACACGTCGTCAGGATGCAACTCGGGAGCCTGACCTCGCTCGAAAGCGAGGAGATCGAACAGGAGTACAAGAGCGTTCAGGCGACGATCGAACGACTTGAGACGATTCTCGGTGACGAGAGCGAACTGCTCTCCGTCATCAAAGAGGAGCTGCTGGAGATCAAAGACGAGTACGCCAACGACCGACGGACGAAGATCATCGAGGACGTCGGGACGGTCACCCACGAGGATCTCATCGCCGAGGAGGAGGTCGTCGTCGTCATCACCGAAGACGACTACGTCAAGCGGATGCCCGCCGCAAACTTCGACCCGCAGGGTCGCGGCGGGAAGGGGATCATCGGTGCGGACGTCAAGGCCGAGGATCGGGTCTCGAAGGTGTTCCGCGCGAATACCCACGACTATCTCCTGTGTTTCACCAATCACGGACAGGTCTACCAGCTCAAGACCTACGAGATCCCCGAGATGGGCCGGACGGCCCGCGGCAAGTCCGCGATCAACCTGATCAATCTGGACGACGGCGAGGAGATCACCGCCGTCGTTGCGACCGACGAGTTCGAGTCCGACGAGTGCGTCACGATGGCGACCCGGGACGGCTACGTGAAACGCACCGCGGCAACCGAGTTCGAGAACGTCCTCTCGACGGGGATTATCGCGGCAAACCTCGAAGACGGCGACGAACTCGTCGATGTCGCGGTTACCGACGACTCGAAGGATATCGTGCTCGCCACGGAAGGTGGGATGACGATCCGGTTCGACGTGAGCGACGTCCGACAGATGGGACGGAACACTCGCGGCGTCGGTGGCATCAAGCTACAGGATGGCGATCGGGTCGCCGGAATGGTCGCGACCGACGAGGACGACGAGAACGCATTGCTGACTGTGACCCAGAATGGCTACGGCAAACGAACGCCACTCTCCGAGTATCGCTGCCAGTCCCGGTACGGAAAGGGACTGATCGATATCAAGACGGGCGAGCGAAACGGTCCGGTGACGACCGTCAAGTCCGTCAGCGAGGACGATCACCTCGCCCTGATGAGCGAACGCGGCCAGATCATGCGGATCCCGGCGGCCGACATATCGGAAGTCGGCCGGAACACGATGGGCGTGACCGTGATGGACGTTGACGAGGGCGATGCCGTCGCGAGCGTCGACGTGCTCCCCGCGGCCGACAATCAGTAG
- the rocF gene encoding arginase — protein sequence MQRTVRIIGAPTDYGTNRRGVDMGPSAIRYAGLGERLDESGRQTTDVGDLFVARTAEQGAHPTDANARHLDETRDVCERIEREVEDAIESDEVPLLLGGDHSVAIGTVNGAARSSSIGAVWFDAHGDFNTPSTSPSGNVHGMPLAALLGRGAFEEMDWARADGLREENVAIVGVRTLDEHEREQLRESDITVFTMSEIDTRGLTDVVADALATATDGVDGFHVSLDMDWLDPQIAPGVGTPVRGGATYREAHAAMEQVAEQDDASLRSIEVVEANPILDEQNETAELATELVTSALGKRIY from the coding sequence ATGCAACGTACCGTTCGGATCATTGGCGCGCCGACGGACTACGGGACCAACAGGCGCGGCGTCGATATGGGACCATCGGCGATCAGGTACGCGGGACTCGGGGAGCGTCTCGACGAATCGGGTCGACAGACAACCGACGTCGGGGACCTCTTTGTCGCCCGGACCGCCGAGCAGGGCGCGCATCCCACTGACGCGAACGCGCGGCATCTCGACGAGACGCGGGACGTCTGCGAGCGTATCGAACGGGAGGTAGAAGACGCGATCGAGAGCGACGAGGTACCCCTCCTGCTCGGTGGCGACCACTCGGTGGCGATCGGGACTGTCAACGGAGCCGCTCGCAGTTCATCGATCGGCGCAGTCTGGTTCGATGCTCACGGCGACTTCAACACGCCGAGTACGTCCCCATCCGGGAACGTCCATGGGATGCCGCTTGCGGCATTGCTGGGTCGCGGTGCATTCGAGGAGATGGACTGGGCCAGGGCGGACGGATTGCGTGAGGAAAACGTCGCCATCGTCGGCGTCAGAACCCTCGACGAGCACGAGCGCGAGCAGCTCCGTGAAAGCGATATCACCGTGTTCACGATGTCGGAGATCGACACGCGTGGGCTGACCGATGTCGTCGCCGACGCACTGGCGACTGCAACCGATGGCGTCGACGGCTTTCACGTCAGCCTCGACATGGACTGGCTCGATCCGCAGATTGCCCCCGGTGTCGGGACACCCGTGCGTGGCGGGGCGACATACAGAGAGGCACACGCTGCAATGGAACAGGTCGCAGAACAGGACGATGCGTCGCTACGCTCGATCGAAGTCGTCGAAGCGAACCCGATTCTGGACGAGCAAAACGAGACTGCGGAACTTGCCACCGAACTGGTGACGAGTGCGCTCGGCAAGCGAATCTACTGA
- a CDS encoding metal-dependent transcriptional regulator has product MMLSDVMEDYLKVIYHLEQNREGRIKTSEIAEYLDVTSPTVTSMIDKLEERGLVDREKYKGVVLSEDGERVALEVVRHHRLLEAYLTERLDYDWSEVHEEADRLEHHISEKFEERVVEALGDPEVDPHGDPIPNAELDPPVEGAGDRLTEFDEGDRVIVDRISDQDPAVLQYLSDHSIDPGVELEIDEVAPFGMVTVQVADETVSLPERIAAHVEVDTLSATRPTN; this is encoded by the coding sequence ATGATGCTCAGCGACGTCATGGAAGATTATCTGAAGGTGATCTATCACCTGGAACAGAACCGAGAGGGGCGGATCAAGACCTCGGAGATCGCTGAGTATCTCGACGTCACGTCGCCAACGGTCACCAGCATGATCGACAAACTCGAAGAGCGAGGATTGGTCGATCGGGAGAAGTACAAGGGGGTCGTGCTGAGCGAGGACGGCGAGCGTGTTGCACTCGAAGTGGTCCGTCATCATCGGCTCCTCGAAGCATATCTCACCGAACGACTGGATTACGACTGGAGCGAAGTCCACGAGGAGGCGGATCGACTCGAACACCACATCAGCGAGAAGTTCGAGGAACGTGTCGTCGAAGCGCTCGGCGATCCAGAGGTCGATCCCCACGGTGATCCGATCCCCAACGCGGAACTCGACCCGCCAGTCGAGGGTGCGGGCGATCGGCTCACGGAGTTCGATGAAGGCGATCGCGTCATCGTCGACCGCATCAGCGATCAGGATCCGGCCGTGCTGCAGTACCTGTCAGATCATAGTATCGACCCCGGCGTCGAGCTAGAGATCGACGAAGTCGCACCGTTCGGAATGGTTACCGTACAGGTCGCCGACGAGACCGTATCACTACCGGAGCGGATCGCAGCGCATGTTGAGGTAGATACACTGTCCGCGACACGACCGACGAACTGA
- a CDS encoding Rrf2 family transcriptional regulator has product MSSIELTPSQKTILTALINLHGEAEDAVKGEDIAEEVDRNPGTIRNQMQSLKALQLVEGVPGPKGGYKPTATAFEALDIQRMDEPASVPLAHEGEPVKDANISEINLSSVHHPELCRAEIHLQGSSRDIHEGDDVTVGPTPLSKLLIEGTVDGKDDTNNILILQLNEMVAPAEEPQH; this is encoded by the coding sequence ATGTCATCGATTGAGCTGACTCCCAGCCAGAAAACGATCCTCACGGCGCTGATCAATCTCCACGGGGAGGCCGAAGACGCAGTCAAGGGCGAAGACATCGCAGAAGAAGTAGACCGGAACCCGGGAACGATCCGTAACCAGATGCAGAGCCTGAAAGCGCTCCAGCTGGTCGAGGGCGTGCCCGGACCGAAAGGCGGTTACAAACCGACTGCGACCGCCTTCGAAGCGCTCGACATCCAGCGAATGGATGAACCAGCATCGGTGCCGCTCGCTCATGAGGGCGAACCGGTCAAAGACGCTAACATCAGCGAAATTAACCTCAGTAGCGTTCACCACCCCGAACTCTGCCGAGCAGAGATCCATCTGCAGGGGTCCTCGCGCGATATTCACGAAGGTGACGACGTCACCGTCGGCCCGACGCCGCTCTCGAAGCTACTGATCGAGGGGACCGTCGACGGCAAGGACGACACCAATAACATTCTGATCCTTCAGCTAAACGAGATGGTTGCACCGGCCGAAGAGCCCCAGCACTAG
- a CDS encoding NAD(P)/FAD-dependent oxidoreductase, whose protein sequence is MTDTVVVLGAGYAGAGAIQQLEEELSGTADIVWISNTDYHLVLHESHRCIRNPEVQESIKIPIEEIKSSGTTFIEDEVVGMDVDDRVIELAESDPVEYDYTLVALGSQTAYYGIPGLEEQSLTLKSLDEALTIHERVKEAAENATRSDPAHVVVGGAGLSGIQTAGEVAEFRDIHNAPIEISLVEALEEIFPSGSDGIQQALREELEDAGVEILTNDPITEADESTIHFDDRDPVEYDVFVWTGGITGRDALESADVEKEHNRVNAESTFETSDERVFAIGDSAIIDQGQMPAPPTAQAAWQAAEVAGKNIARAIENRPLKTWTHKDKGTVISIGEDAVASDVMFMPIETFGSVPAQTLKKFIAARWIADLTSWSRAKEAWSDL, encoded by the coding sequence ATGACGGACACGGTCGTTGTACTCGGTGCTGGCTACGCGGGTGCTGGCGCGATACAACAACTCGAAGAAGAACTGAGTGGCACTGCCGATATCGTCTGGATCTCGAACACCGATTATCATCTAGTTCTACACGAATCCCACCGCTGTATTCGTAATCCAGAAGTACAGGAAAGCATCAAGATCCCGATCGAGGAGATCAAATCGTCGGGGACGACGTTCATCGAAGACGAAGTCGTCGGTATGGACGTTGACGACCGCGTGATCGAACTGGCAGAGAGCGATCCAGTCGAGTACGATTACACACTCGTCGCCCTCGGCAGCCAGACGGCGTACTACGGGATTCCCGGTCTCGAGGAGCAGTCGCTCACCCTGAAAAGTCTCGATGAAGCCCTGACGATCCACGAGCGAGTGAAGGAAGCAGCAGAGAACGCGACACGAAGCGACCCTGCACACGTCGTCGTGGGCGGTGCTGGCCTCTCGGGCATCCAGACTGCAGGCGAAGTCGCAGAGTTCCGCGATATCCACAACGCACCGATCGAGATCTCGCTCGTCGAGGCGCTCGAAGAGATCTTCCCGTCGGGATCGGATGGGATCCAGCAGGCGCTCCGCGAGGAGCTCGAGGACGCTGGCGTCGAGATCCTGACGAACGATCCGATCACGGAAGCCGACGAGTCGACGATCCACTTTGACGACCGTGATCCGGTCGAGTACGACGTGTTCGTCTGGACTGGCGGTATCACCGGCCGTGACGCACTCGAAAGCGCCGATGTGGAGAAAGAGCACAACCGCGTCAACGCCGAGTCGACGTTCGAGACGAGCGACGAGCGGGTGTTCGCTATCGGCGACAGCGCGATTATCGACCAGGGTCAGATGCCCGCTCCCCCAACCGCACAGGCTGCCTGGCAGGCGGCGGAAGTCGCCGGGAAGAACATCGCCCGTGCGATCGAGAACCGACCGCTGAAGACCTGGACACACAAGGACAAGGGAACAGTTATTTCGATCGGCGAGGACGCCGTCGCGAGTGACGTGATGTTCATGCCGATCGAGACGTTCGGCTCCGTCCCGGCCCAGACGCTCAAGAAGTTCATCGCCGCCCGCTGGATCGCTGACCTGACCTCCTGGTCGCGCGCGAAAGAAGCCTGGAGCGACCTCTAG
- a CDS encoding nucleoside phosphorylase: MTDNSRDHADGDTDVPDDSEDPNDELQYHLEVGPGDVADAVLLPGNPERVSKITALWEDSEEVGRHREYVTETGTYDGAPISVTSTGIGSPSAAIAVEELARTGVETFIRVGSCGALQPEMSVGDLIITTGAVRQEGTSDEYVREDYPAAADHEVVSALIAAAERLGHEYHTGVTMSADSFYAGQGRPGFDGFEAAGSDRLVDELREANVANIEMEASAILTLASVYGLRAGAVCTVYANRETGEFRTEGERKAAETASLAVKLLQRMDEIKAEQGVDRWHAGLSL; this comes from the coding sequence GCGAGGACCCAAACGACGAACTCCAGTACCACCTCGAAGTCGGGCCCGGCGATGTCGCCGACGCTGTCTTGCTCCCGGGTAACCCCGAGCGCGTCTCAAAAATAACGGCTCTCTGGGAGGACAGCGAGGAGGTCGGCCGCCATCGCGAGTACGTCACCGAGACCGGAACCTACGACGGTGCACCGATCAGCGTCACCTCGACCGGGATCGGCTCACCATCGGCCGCAATCGCTGTCGAAGAGCTAGCGCGAACCGGCGTGGAGACGTTCATTCGTGTCGGCTCGTGTGGCGCGCTCCAGCCCGAGATGTCGGTTGGCGACCTGATCATTACGACTGGCGCGGTCAGACAGGAGGGCACGAGCGATGAGTACGTCCGCGAGGACTACCCGGCCGCTGCGGATCACGAGGTCGTTTCGGCACTGATCGCCGCCGCGGAGAGACTGGGCCACGAGTACCACACCGGCGTGACGATGAGCGCCGATAGTTTCTACGCTGGGCAGGGACGCCCCGGCTTCGACGGCTTCGAGGCCGCAGGCAGCGACCGCCTCGTCGACGAGTTGCGTGAGGCAAACGTCGCCAACATCGAGATGGAAGCCAGCGCAATCCTGACGCTGGCGAGCGTGTACGGGCTCAGGGCAGGCGCGGTCTGTACCGTCTACGCGAATCGGGAGACCGGCGAGTTCAGAACGGAGGGTGAACGCAAGGCAGCCGAGACGGCGTCGCTGGCGGTCAAACTACTACAGAGGATGGATGAGATCAAAGCCGAGCAGGGGGTCGATCGGTGGCACGCGGGGCTGTCGCTGTAG